A single bacterium DNA region contains:
- a CDS encoding histidinol phosphate phosphatase domain-containing protein, with protein sequence MINLHTHSLFSDGILLPSELVSQAKEKGYQIIAITDHADSSNLDFIIPRIAKVSQELSLYFEVEVIPGIEITHAPPLLIPNLVKESRNLGAKIVLVHGETICEPVTKGTNWAALNCDIDILAHPGLITEEEVKLARKNKIALEITTRLNHATCNGYLANLARKIGARLVINSDAHTDQDMLGYTRTCQIAKGAGLSEEEIKEAFNNGQEIAKKIREKERR encoded by the coding sequence ATGATTAATTTACATACGCATTCATTATTTAGTGATGGAATCTTACTTCCTTCTGAATTAGTTAGTCAAGCTAAGGAAAAAGGTTATCAGATCATAGCTATCACTGACCATGCTGATTCTTCTAATTTAGATTTTATTATCCCCAGAATAGCAAAAGTAAGTCAAGAATTAAGCTTATATTTTGAGGTTGAGGTAATACCAGGAATTGAAATTACCCATGCTCCTCCTTTGCTTATTCCTAATTTAGTTAAAGAAAGTAGAAATTTAGGAGCTAAGATTGTTCTTGTTCATGGAGAGACTATTTGTGAACCAGTAACCAAAGGAACTAATTGGGCAGCTTTAAATTGTGATATTGACATCTTAGCTCATCCTGGCTTAATTACTGAAGAAGAAGTTAAATTAGCCCGAAAAAACAAGATTGCTTTAGAAATAACCACTCGATTAAATCACGCCACCTGTAATGGTTATTTAGCTAATTTGGCTAGAAAAATAGGGGCTCGTTTAGTCATAAACTCTGATGCCCATACAGATCAAGACATGTTAGGCTATACGAGAACATGTCAGATAGCTAAAGGAGCAGGTTTAAGCGAAGAAGAGATAAAAGAAGCTTTCAATAATGGCCAAGAAATAGCTAAAAAGATTAGAGAGAAAGAGAGAAGGTAA
- a CDS encoding tetratricopeptide repeat protein has product MTKKINKKTLKRDKFLNFMITKLDSFKKDKASIKKKLYLAGIICLIIFVGFSYLKGQKREAETLYAEALRIYHESNNEEGYKKAKEIFKKAVKFKQTKAGKLSLLYAGNCCSKLKEYQEALNYYKIFTSSFKEYPLTALGLISLANTAEELNNFKEAINSYKKLINLYSQSNFIPYAMIRLAKCYQEIKNTSQAEKTLKEVIKKYPKTNWEFDASFALNTLK; this is encoded by the coding sequence ATGACCAAGAAGATTAATAAGAAGACTCTAAAGAGAGATAAATTCTTAAATTTTATGATCACTAAGTTAGACTCTTTTAAAAAAGATAAAGCTTCAATTAAGAAAAAACTATACCTCGCAGGCATCATTTGTTTAATCATTTTTGTGGGATTTTCTTATCTAAAAGGACAAAAAAGAGAAGCTGAAACATTATATGCCGAAGCTTTGAGAATTTACCATGAAAGCAATAACGAAGAAGGATATAAAAAAGCTAAGGAAATCTTTAAAAAGGCAGTGAAATTTAAGCAGACCAAAGCTGGAAAATTGTCTCTCCTTTATGCAGGAAACTGTTGTTCTAAACTTAAAGAATATCAAGAAGCTTTAAATTATTATAAAATTTTCACCAGTAGTTTTAAGGAATATCCATTAACTGCTCTTGGTCTCATCTCCTTAGCTAATACTGCCGAAGAACTAAATAACTTTAAGGAAGCCATTAATAGCTATAAAAAACTTATTAATCTTTATTCCCAAAGTAATTTTATTCCTTATGCTATGATCAGATTAGCTAAATGTTACCAAGAGATAAAAAATACCAGCCAAGCAGAAAAGACCTTAAAGGAAGTTATAAAAAAATATCCCAAGACTAATTGGGAATTCGATGCTTCTTTTGCCTTAAATACCTTAAAATAA
- a CDS encoding DNA-3-methyladenine glycosylase — MNKLSPLFFNRDTLVVAQDLLGKYLVRICHQTKLIGKIVETEAYIGNKDPACHAYKSKTLRNEVMYREAGCFYVYFIYGMYYCLNIVTEEEGNPCAVLIRALEPVSGLQQMMEHRRVKKIEELTNGPSKLCQTLNINKEHNGLKVSSQEIYLVDGKEEKIEIVKTSRIGIRVGTENLWRFYIKNSPFVSKK; from the coding sequence ATGAACAAACTATCGCCTTTATTCTTTAATCGAGATACTCTGGTTGTAGCTCAAGATTTATTAGGAAAGTATTTAGTTCGAATTTGCCATCAGACTAAATTAATAGGGAAGATTGTAGAGACAGAAGCATATATAGGCAATAAAGATCCAGCTTGCCACGCTTATAAAAGCAAGACTCTTCGGAATGAAGTAATGTATAGAGAAGCAGGATGTTTCTATGTTTACTTTATTTATGGAATGTATTATTGTTTAAATATCGTGACTGAAGAAGAAGGGAATCCTTGTGCGGTCTTAATTAGGGCTTTAGAGCCGGTGAGCGGCCTCCAACAGATGATGGAGCATAGAAGAGTAAAAAAGATCGAAGAACTTACCAATGGGCCAAGTAAACTTTGTCAAACTTTAAATATTAATAAAGAACACAATGGCTTAAAGGTAAGTAGCCAAGAAATATACTTAGTTGATGGAAAAGAAGAAAAAATTGAGATAGTGAAAACTTCTCGCATTGGAATAAGAGTAGGTACTGAAAACTTATGGCGTTTTTATATCAAGAATAGTCCTTTTGTCTCTAAAAAGTAG
- a CDS encoding peptide chain release factor-like protein: MGKFGVTPEKEKALLDKMERLGIADKEIEEHFIRSSKKGGQKKDKTSSCVYLKHLPSGLEVKCQRERSQSLNRFLALRLIVDKIEEKVLGKESKISQRINKIRKQKKESLKRAKQKIDLKEKKEAASN, encoded by the coding sequence TTGGGTAAATTTGGCGTTACTCCAGAGAAAGAAAAAGCTCTTCTTGATAAAATGGAGAGATTAGGGATAGCCGATAAAGAGATAGAAGAACATTTTATTCGATCCAGTAAAAAAGGAGGACAAAAGAAAGATAAGACTTCGAGCTGTGTTTATCTAAAACATCTTCCCAGTGGGCTGGAGGTAAAATGTCAAAGAGAAAGATCCCAGTCTTTAAATCGGTTCTTAGCCTTAAGGCTGATAGTCGATAAGATCGAAGAGAAGGTCTTAGGAAAAGAGAGTAAGATAAGTCAAAGAATTAATAAAATCAGAAAGCAGAAGAAAGAGTCCTTAAAAAGAGCCAAACAAAAGATAGATCTTAAGGAGAAAAAGGAGGCAGCAAGTAATTAA
- a CDS encoding VOC family protein, translating into MLRHVGLEVIDKEKAMTFFLEVLGLKKTKSFLLNLSLTKDIFNLEEEVEVEVFTGEGIELEVFITDRRLDKGYLHLCLEVENKESFIDRSKKHGLKPKIIKKGEKELLFIRDFSGNLYEIKEKSKL; encoded by the coding sequence ATGTTAAGACATGTGGGATTAGAAGTAATAGATAAAGAGAAAGCAATGACTTTCTTTTTGGAAGTATTAGGACTTAAAAAGACCAAAAGTTTTTTATTAAATCTAAGTTTAACTAAAGATATTTTTAATCTAGAAGAAGAGGTAGAAGTAGAAGTCTTTACCGGAGAAGGAATAGAGCTTGAAGTCTTTATTACTGATAGAAGATTAGACAAAGGATATCTTCATCTTTGTCTGGAAGTAGAAAATAAAGAAAGTTTTATCGATAGGAGCAAGAAGCATGGCTTAAAGCCAAAGATAATTAAAAAGGGAGAGAAAGAGCTTCTCTTTATCAGAGATTTTTCTGGTAATTTATATGAGATAAAAGAAAAGAGTAAGCTCTAG
- a CDS encoding PAS domain S-box protein, producing the protein MKFFLSYLHFFAFLIYLYLAAFILVKSPKSSLKRVFLSLTICLALWSLGQIFLSHPHTSKGMAKLFGQIIFLGAISYGSFFLWFVLIFTKNERVLKTKIFYFIIFTLPLFFIYKQLTNFMIVDYSQGPYGYRLMWSTSIWPYLFYGYHFLLMGLGLYLLLIFERRTTNIIEKKQALVMVTVIIISLFIGSLTNLILPRLNLGVPEIENIFALIWVLGITYVIVKYKILVITPAMAADNIISTMSDGLILLDQKRNIVTINQAALNLLEYNKDELEGKKIEVIFPENLKDILLNKLNKLNSGGILENYEVTLKSKLNKNIPVVFATSILKDKLGHIGGFACVLTDMTKHKQIEEALTSEKELLAITLGSIDDGVIVTDIKGKIVLINGMALKLCGVTQKEALGQHLCQVFNIVDAYTQESYPDPVKKILQTGEIVRLGNNTMLISRDGKHRLLDDSGIVIHNKRGEVVGVVLVFRDITEKQQREEELKRTQRLETFYLFAESIAHDFNNILMAILSNVTLAKINLAPEDRIFKKLSEIEDISLKAKELTSQLFTLSKDSGLVKSLVSISELVKEVVKFNLSDSTIQAKISIVDDLHSIIGDSGQIMQVFNNLILNVKEAMPNGGEIEIKAKNITIEKEEKPIPLSRGDYIKVSIKDQGCGIPVEHLQKIFDPYFTTKDKGRGLGLSIVYLIIKRHGGYIEATSEVNKGTVFYLYLPASQEKEKIPKKKENKIIKGKGRVLLMDDEKEVLETTGELLKYLGYQVKLARNGQEAIEAYKKAKESKKPFKVVLLDLTIVDGMGGKETIKELMKIDPAVKAIVLSGYAENSVLYDHKNYGFKNFITKPYKIEELSQVLHQVITE; encoded by the coding sequence ATGAAGTTTTTTTTATCATATCTACATTTTTTTGCTTTTTTAATTTATTTATATTTAGCTGCTTTTATTTTAGTAAAAAGTCCAAAATCTTCCCTTAAGAGAGTATTTTTAAGCTTAACTATCTGCTTGGCGCTATGGAGTCTTGGTCAAATTTTTCTTTCTCATCCTCATACCTCAAAGGGAATGGCTAAATTATTTGGTCAAATAATTTTTTTAGGAGCAATTAGTTATGGTAGCTTCTTTTTATGGTTTGTTTTGATTTTTACTAAAAATGAGCGGGTATTAAAGACCAAGATATTTTACTTTATTATCTTTACCCTGCCTTTATTCTTTATCTATAAACAACTTACTAATTTTATGATCGTTGATTATAGCCAAGGACCTTATGGATATAGATTAATGTGGTCAACCTCCATCTGGCCTTATCTTTTTTATGGATACCATTTTTTATTAATGGGTCTAGGTCTTTACTTGCTTCTTATTTTTGAGAGAAGAACAACAAATATAATTGAAAAAAAACAAGCCTTGGTTATGGTTACCGTAATCATTATCTCTCTCTTTATTGGTTCTTTAACTAATCTTATTTTACCAAGGCTAAATCTTGGGGTTCCTGAGATAGAGAATATTTTTGCCCTTATCTGGGTTTTAGGAATAACTTATGTTATCGTTAAGTATAAAATTTTAGTTATTACTCCGGCAATGGCAGCAGATAATATTATTTCAACGATGAGTGACGGCTTAATCTTATTAGATCAAAAGAGAAATATAGTTACTATAAACCAGGCTGCTTTGAATTTATTAGAATATAATAAAGATGAATTAGAAGGAAAAAAGATAGAGGTAATTTTTCCAGAAAATTTAAAAGATATCTTATTAAATAAGTTAAATAAGCTCAATAGTGGAGGAATCCTTGAGAATTATGAAGTAACCCTTAAATCAAAGCTTAATAAAAATATTCCGGTAGTTTTTGCTACTTCTATCTTAAAAGATAAGTTAGGCCATATAGGAGGTTTTGCTTGTGTTCTTACTGATATGACTAAACATAAGCAAATAGAAGAAGCTTTAACTTCTGAAAAAGAACTCTTAGCTATTACCTTAGGTTCAATTGACGATGGCGTTATTGTTACTGATATCAAAGGCAAAATAGTTTTAATCAATGGAATGGCTTTAAAGCTATGTGGAGTGACTCAAAAAGAAGCTTTAGGTCAACACCTATGTCAGGTTTTTAATATTGTTGATGCTTACACTCAAGAAAGTTATCCCGATCCGGTAAAAAAAATACTTCAGACTGGTGAAATTGTTAGATTAGGAAATAATACTATGCTTATTAGTCGAGATGGAAAACATCGACTTCTTGATGATAGTGGGATAGTTATTCACAATAAGAGAGGTGAAGTAGTAGGCGTAGTCCTGGTCTTTCGTGATATTACTGAAAAACAGCAAAGAGAGGAAGAACTAAAAAGGACTCAAAGACTTGAAACCTTTTACCTTTTTGCAGAAAGCATTGCCCATGATTTTAATAATATTTTAATGGCTATCCTAAGTAATGTTACTTTAGCTAAAATAAATTTAGCGCCAGAGGATAGAATCTTTAAAAAGCTCTCTGAGATAGAAGATATATCTTTGAAAGCCAAGGAATTAACTTCACAGCTTTTTACTCTCTCAAAAGATAGTGGGCTGGTTAAAAGCCTTGTTTCTATTTCCGAATTAGTAAAAGAAGTAGTTAAGTTTAATTTAAGTGATTCTACGATCCAGGCCAAGATCTCTATAGTGGATGATCTTCACTCTATCATTGGCGATTCTGGACAAATAATGCAAGTTTTTAATAACTTAATCCTTAATGTTAAAGAAGCCATGCCTAATGGCGGAGAAATAGAGATTAAAGCAAAAAATATAACCATAGAAAAAGAAGAAAAGCCTATTCCCTTATCCAGGGGAGATTACATAAAAGTTTCTATTAAAGATCAAGGCTGCGGTATACCTGTTGAGCATCTTCAAAAGATATTTGATCCTTATTTTACGACTAAAGACAAAGGAAGAGGCTTAGGACTTTCCATTGTTTATCTTATTATTAAAAGGCATGGAGGATATATCGAGGCGACTTCTGAGGTGAATAAAGGAACGGTTTTTTATCTTTATTTACCTGCTAGTCAAGAAAAAGAAAAGATTCCTAAAAAGAAAGAAAATAAGATCATTAAGGGAAAAGGAAGGGTGTTATTGATGGATGACGAGAAAGAGGTCTTGGAGACTACGGGTGAGCTCCTTAAGTATCTTGGCTATCAAGTAAAGTTAGCCAGAAATGGCCAAGAAGCCATTGAGGCATATAAAAAAGCTAAAGAATCTAAAAAGCCCTTTAAGGTAGTATTGTTAGATTTAACTATAGTTGATGGAATGGGAGGAAAAGAAACCATCAAGGAACTGATGAAGATTGATCCTGCAGTTAAGGCTATTGTCCTCAGTGGTTATGCTGAAAACTCAGTCTTGTATGATCATAAGAATTATGGTTTCAAAAACTTTATTACCAAACCATATAAGATTGAAGAACTAAGCCAGGTTTTACATCAAGTAATCACCGAGTAA
- the ruvB gene encoding Holliday junction branch migration DNA helicase RuvB, with product MLNHAIKEEGLSSFLLGKDKEFEKGLRPLQLKEFIGQEKIKENLLIYLQATKKRQEPLDHALFYGPPGLGKTTLACIIASELGVGIKSVSAPVIEKSGDLAALLTNLNPDDVLFIDEIHRLNRNIEEVLYQAMEDFKIDIMIGKGPSARTIKLDLPKFTLIGATTRPGMLSSPLRDRFGIVDRLDFYHQEEIAEIIKRSSRILNIEITQEGIANIAKCSRGTPRVANRLLKRIRDFAQVKGDGVINGEVSFNSLSSLEIDEMGLNNMDRKILEVIIEKFKGGPVGINTLTTSLYEEAETIEDIYEPYLIKIGFIDRTNRGRVATPLAYQHLKKSYQLL from the coding sequence ATGCTTAATCACGCGATAAAAGAAGAAGGTTTAAGTTCATTCTTATTAGGCAAAGATAAAGAGTTTGAAAAAGGACTACGACCTCTTCAGCTTAAGGAGTTTATTGGTCAAGAAAAGATTAAGGAAAATCTCTTAATTTACCTTCAAGCTACTAAAAAACGACAGGAACCTTTAGATCATGCCTTGTTTTATGGCCCTCCAGGCTTAGGAAAGACAACATTAGCTTGTATTATTGCTTCTGAGTTAGGGGTAGGCATAAAGAGTGTTTCTGCTCCAGTCATAGAAAAGTCGGGTGATTTAGCTGCTTTATTAACTAATTTAAATCCCGATGATGTCTTATTTATTGATGAAATTCACCGACTTAATCGAAATATAGAAGAAGTTCTTTATCAAGCGATGGAAGATTTTAAGATTGATATTATGATTGGCAAAGGGCCTTCAGCGCGAACCATAAAACTTGATCTTCCTAAATTTACCTTAATTGGAGCTACTACCAGACCGGGTATGCTAAGCTCTCCTTTAAGGGATCGATTTGGCATTGTTGATCGTTTAGATTTTTACCATCAAGAAGAGATAGCTGAGATTATCAAGAGGTCTTCTCGGATCTTAAATATTGAAATAACTCAAGAAGGCATAGCCAACATTGCTAAATGTTCTCGAGGAACACCTCGAGTGGCCAATAGGCTTTTAAAAAGAATTAGAGATTTTGCTCAAGTAAAAGGAGATGGGGTAATTAATGGAGAAGTATCCTTTAATAGCTTAAGTAGTTTAGAGATAGATGAAATGGGCTTAAATAATATGGATAGAAAGATCTTAGAGGTGATTATTGAAAAATTTAAAGGAGGACCAGTAGGGATTAATACTTTAACTACCTCTTTATATGAAGAAGCAGAAACCATAGAAGATATCTATGAGCCTTACTTAATTAAGATTGGATTTATCGATCGCACCAATAGAGGTAGGGTGGCTACCCCTTTAGCTTATCAACATCTTAAGAAGAGTTACCAATTATTATAG
- a CDS encoding GGDEF domain-containing protein produces MEYLKQVPFFTNLSEDKLRKITKIAQEKLYPKGSIIFKENDPGDAFYVIKEGKVCVLKQVKEGIDSIIATLERGDFFGEMALIEGDNRNATVEAVEDCQLIMIRRNEFQALIKLDDSIAFTVIKTLGSRLREMDKRTVFAEEDSIIDGLTNLFTHKYLKSYLEKETARSYEHGETFSLIMIDIDNFKRINDQHGHLTGDYVLKILSNLIRSNVHSGADVVARYGGEEIVIVLPETPKDQGILVAERICSLIRNFKFDYHQIQLKVTISLGVSNYPDDAENIKDLIGLADKAMYKAKKNGKDRVFYA; encoded by the coding sequence ATGGAGTATTTAAAACAAGTTCCTTTTTTTACTAATTTAAGTGAGGATAAGCTAAGAAAAATTACTAAGATCGCCCAAGAAAAGCTTTATCCTAAAGGAAGTATTATCTTTAAAGAAAATGACCCCGGGGATGCTTTTTATGTGATTAAGGAAGGTAAGGTTTGTGTCTTGAAGCAAGTTAAAGAGGGGATAGATTCTATAATAGCTACCTTAGAAAGAGGAGATTTTTTTGGAGAGATGGCTTTAATAGAAGGAGATAATAGGAACGCTACGGTAGAAGCTGTGGAAGATTGTCAGTTAATTATGATTAGGAGGAATGAATTTCAAGCTTTAATCAAATTAGATGACTCTATTGCTTTTACGGTAATAAAGACTTTGGGAAGTAGACTTAGAGAAATGGATAAACGGACTGTTTTTGCAGAAGAAGACTCTATTATTGATGGACTGACTAATTTATTTACCCATAAATATCTTAAGAGTTATTTAGAAAAAGAGACTGCTCGTTCTTATGAACATGGAGAGACTTTTTCTTTAATTATGATCGATATTGATAATTTCAAGAGAATTAATGATCAACACGGGCACTTGACCGGAGATTATGTTTTAAAGATTCTCTCTAATTTAATCAGGAGCAATGTTCACTCCGGAGCTGATGTGGTAGCTCGTTATGGTGGAGAAGAGATAGTAATTGTTTTACCAGAAACACCCAAAGACCAGGGAATATTAGTCGCCGAGAGGATTTGTTCTTTAATTAGAAATTTTAAATTTGATTATCATCAAATACAGCTAAAGGTGACCATAAGTTTAGGAGTATCAAATTATCCTGATGATGCTGAAAATATAAAGGATCTGATTGGCTTAGCAGATAAAGCGATGTATAAAGCTAAAAAAAATGGAAAAGATCGAGTCTTTTATGCTTAA
- the ruvA gene encoding Holliday junction branch migration protein RuvA, whose translation MIESITGRLVEKLPTSVVIDNSGIGYKAHVPLSTYHKLPEKPKEVTLFTHLVVKEESVALYGFFTLEEREIFWSLTSIAGIGPKGALSILSQITSLRDFKLAIGRGEVNFLTKFSGIGKKTAERIILELKERYKVLEEDQVFFQEKDQIFFEEALMALVSLGFKKNQALIALSKVKENLPQIKNVEEIIRKSLSYL comes from the coding sequence TTGATTGAGTCAATTACCGGCAGATTAGTAGAAAAATTACCAACCTCTGTGGTTATAGACAATAGCGGTATTGGGTATAAGGCACATGTACCCTTATCTACTTACCATAAGCTTCCTGAAAAACCCAAAGAAGTTACTTTATTTACTCATTTAGTAGTTAAAGAAGAGTCTGTAGCTTTATATGGATTTTTTACTCTTGAAGAGAGGGAGATCTTTTGGTCGTTGACATCTATTGCTGGAATAGGACCTAAGGGTGCTCTTTCCATCTTATCCCAAATAACTTCTTTAAGAGATTTTAAGCTGGCTATCGGGAGAGGAGAAGTTAATTTTTTAACTAAATTTAGTGGTATTGGCAAAAAGACTGCCGAGAGGATAATTCTAGAGTTAAAAGAAAGATATAAAGTTTTAGAAGAAGATCAAGTTTTTTTTCAAGAGAAAGACCAGATTTTTTTTGAAGAAGCACTTATGGCTTTAGTTTCTTTAGGATTTAAAAAGAATCAAGCCTTAATAGCTCTTTCGAAAGTTAAAGAAAATTTACCTCAAATTAAGAATGTTGAAGAAATAATTAGAAAGTCCCTAAGTTATTTATAA
- the ruvC gene encoding crossover junction endodeoxyribonuclease RuvC produces MIILGIDPGLANIGYGVIDKDGDSLKVVDYGCIITKSNQEYMKRLEKIYDEVYRLIKDYQPAVMAIEELFFCKNIKTALNVGQARGVIILAGSQGNIKIKEYTPLQIKQAIVGFGHAKKDQVQEMVKLLLHLKDKPYSDDAADALAVAICHAHCFKMEILKEANA; encoded by the coding sequence TTGATAATTTTAGGCATAGATCCTGGCTTAGCTAACATTGGGTATGGAGTCATAGATAAAGATGGGGATAGTTTAAAGGTGGTAGATTATGGCTGCATTATCACTAAAAGTAATCAGGAATATATGAAGAGATTGGAAAAGATTTACGATGAAGTTTATAGATTAATCAAAGATTATCAGCCTGCCGTAATGGCGATAGAAGAATTATTTTTTTGTAAGAACATAAAAACCGCTTTGAATGTAGGTCAAGCCAGAGGAGTAATCATTTTAGCAGGAAGCCAAGGAAATATTAAGATTAAAGAATATACGCCTTTGCAAATAAAACAAGCCATCGTAGGTTTTGGACATGCCAAGAAGGATCAAGTTCAAGAAATGGTCAAATTATTACTCCATTTAAAAGACAAACCTTATTCTGACGATGCGGCTGATGCTTTAGCGGTGGCTATTTGCCATGCTCATTGTTTTAAGATGGAAATCTTAAAAGAGGCAAATGCTTGA
- a CDS encoding YebC/PmpR family DNA-binding transcriptional regulator — MSGHSKWAGIKRKKAVVDAKRGKLFSKLIKEIVVAVKLGGSDLEGNSRLRLAILKAKDYNMPIDNIKRAIQKATGESSGETMPEEVIYEGYGAGGVAILVEAMTDNKNRTTSNIRNIFSKRGGSLGESGCVSWMFNKKGYLAVNKDEVSEEKLLDIITEAGAEDYKVEKDAYEVYTDPSRLEIMRKILEENKIKIELTTLSMIPRNYLEVDKSTALQLLKLIESLDEDDDVQQVFSNFNIPDEILREIEEI; from the coding sequence TTGTCAGGGCACTCTAAGTGGGCTGGTATTAAGCGAAAGAAGGCAGTGGTAGATGCTAAAAGAGGTAAATTATTTTCTAAGTTAATTAAAGAGATTGTGGTAGCGGTGAAATTGGGGGGTTCTGATTTAGAAGGAAATTCTAGGTTACGTTTAGCTATTTTAAAAGCTAAGGATTATAATATGCCTATAGATAATATTAAACGAGCTATTCAAAAAGCAACAGGGGAGTCTTCAGGAGAGACCATGCCCGAAGAGGTAATATATGAAGGTTATGGCGCAGGAGGAGTGGCGATTTTAGTTGAAGCGATGACTGATAATAAAAATAGAACTACTTCAAATATAAGAAATATTTTTTCTAAAAGAGGTGGTAGTTTAGGTGAATCTGGATGTGTTTCTTGGATGTTTAATAAAAAAGGATACTTAGCCGTTAACAAGGATGAAGTTTCCGAAGAAAAGTTGCTTGATATTATTACTGAAGCAGGAGCAGAGGACTACAAGGTAGAGAAAGATGCTTATGAAGTCTATACCGATCCTTCAAGATTAGAAATAATGAGAAAGATTTTAGAAGAAAATAAGATTAAGATTGAGTTGACTACTTTATCGATGATTCCTCGAAATTATCTCGAGGTGGATAAAAGCACTGCTTTGCAACTTTTAAAGTTAATTGAAAGCTTAGACGAAGATGATGATGTGCAACAAGTATTTTCTAACTTTAACATTCCTGATGAAATTTTAAGAGAGATTGAGGAAATTTAG